gctatccacctgtaaccacgcccttaattatgcagaactttaaggctttatataacgtaaacaaatgagtttaataaaaaaaatccacccccctcacagttgtcatgaagatcaaaattagccttataagccaaaaccacaatttgtaccaggctgtaaacatgttaatttctgctgtaaagttgggcattttaccatggggctcaatgagattctgctcccttctggagcctgtccctagtggccagttgaggaattgcagttgtaAAAAATCCGGCAGTGACACGCGACGACttgctcacaagatggcaacgcccagctcatctctactttaagcttcagaacggcttatcagaatcctatgagtgccgtcacggacactacgtccatatttttttacagtctatgggtacgatcagaaagaggctcgtgccagtaacacgaaagctgattggctgcaatataagacgcatgcttgtctaatttgtagttgtaatagagcgaacaatagttggtctagcgaaagaaagaactacaaacaccacggaacaaacacacacacacatacacacacacacacacacacacacacacacacacacacacacacacacacacacacacacacacaggtagcGTTACATGAACGTAGGTaaattaagacctgtttaacattatttaagacctagaaTGCAATGCTTCagcgaatttaagactttttaaggccttatattttgattttgaaatttaatgctttttaatactttttaagactccGCAGGGACCCTGtataacccttatccggtcataattgtaatatgtcgttagttggactcgtgctcgtgtactatcgagtgtgtttttgtgatggaagggctGTGACTTTTTCGtatgggttacgtatgtgtggggcggagctatcaaaataggacccttttgggggtacggtcgtttgttttggtgatttgaaatatcaacgatggttaccagaaagcacttaccccacctttaaaataaaactattgGATTTTTGTTCATGATAAAGACCCATCTTGAAGAAAGCACCCTTTTGCTGTGTAAAGTGAGATATTTGAGAGGACTGACCTGTCTCCTTTGGCCCGACGTTTCTGGACGCTCTTGCCTTTGGGTCTCCTCTCACTGCCCACACAGTGAGCGCCGCCAGGACCCGTCACCCGCAGAGACTCAAGACCCTTGGAGGACTTCTTGAACGTGAACTCAACAGCCTCGCCCTCCTTCAGGCTGCGGAAACCCTCCATGTGCAGTTTACTCTgagaaaacacagaaaaacTCTCTCAGTAATGCCACTACACCAAATGCGCATTCATTTAGAAACTTCATTGATTACATGCAGAGAGAAAGAAACTTCAGTTAGGTTGGAAATGCAAAGCGTCTGGTAAAATCACAGTGGGTGTGTGTTACTGTAGTTTTTGAAATAGTACACTATTTAAAGgtgtagttcacccaaaaatgaaaattctgtcattaattacttacccaaATGTCGTTGAACACCCGtaagacacagatgaagatattagtgttgaaatccgatggctcagaaaggccttcattgacaccaatgtcatttcctctctcaagacccataaaggcactaaagacgtcgttacaaagcccatctcactacagcggctctacaatagTTTTACTAAAGccaggtgcacactgtgcgattttggccacgatttggccgtctgggacaaatttagcaaatcctaaaagattcctctgatcctaggctaaaatctgacgtctttggtcgttagtttgacatgttcaccggcagccgattaatgagcgctgcgatcaaattttacctcagacgaaattctggcagtgtcagaagatttggcacagaatcctgcagtgtgacttctcctacgacgacagtcaaatatctccgtttttcaagacaaactatgaccaaaacaagagctagagatttctttgtagccagcatttcagtcccgcgtgtaatgcagctcactgtcacccaacgggtcattcattgatgatataaaactctgggtgagttttcttgcgcgagTCCGTTTTTAGCACGCcttaactatcgtgcagtctgacattaatgtcaactgagatcttacagtgtgacatggcgatcatgttcgtacagtctgacaagggacattcgcaaaggattttgaaaaaatcgcacagtgtgcaggacccataagagacgagaatagtttttgtgcggaaatttatttgaataacgACTTAtgtagtgatgggccgatttcaaaacaaagattcgaacggttatgattCAGCATATCGATTTATGATTCGGAtggcgtgtcaaactgctgaaatcacgagacattggcgatctgaatcctgaaacgattcactgattcataaccgttcgaatctttgttttgaaatcggcccatcaatatacaagtcattatttagttgttATTTTTTCGCGCACAAATACTATTCTCGtggcttcataaatgattgcagagccgctgtagtgagatgggctttgtaacgacgtctttagtgcctttatgggtcttgagagaggaaatgacattggtgtcaatgaaggcctttctgagccatcggatttcaacactaatatcttcatctgtgtctgaaggtgaacggaggtctgacagAGATCTTACCCTAATGTCCAATGACATTAGGATAAGGAATTATTGatagaaatttcatttttgggtgaactaaccgtttAAGCACAAAAGCCCTAGAGGAATGCATCTGCATCTCTATGTGCTCTTATGGGATATGAAAGAGAAAGCGACTGATTTATGTgcgaaaaaaaacatgttttaccatCCCCCGACCCAGGTTACAGCATTcctcattctcacacacacacacacacatcccccacagcacacacacacacacggggaAGGATGCTGGGGCAGGGTCCACAAAAATTCTTCAAATGGTGTCTTGGTTTTAGGGTATCCTGAGGCGAATATATTCCTATATATAAGTTCCTATAGCAAAGGCTCTGTTTAATACCCTGGCATTAAGATGCGTTTTTGTTGATTGGATCACACGTGGACGATGCTAACTCCAGGTGTAAACGGGATCTAAAAAGACCCAAgtttgttttgaagatgaaaaactTCCCAAGATCAATGTTTCTCTCACCATTCcagatttctaacacacactcactcagcgTTCGGCTCGTCTTGTgtctgtcagagcagaaacgaaAGCTGCTCTCTGTGTGTTTTTCCATCGTCTCCGGGCGTTCATTTGTAAATTTTGTAAAGAAAGGAAATTCATGTGGTTTTGCATGGATTGCATGTTCTTGTTCTTACTGTGAACcaattttaaaggtgtcatgatctggctttaaaaaaaaaggtcaactaatgacgttcgtgtggtttttgcATTGAAAAACattataactaataagtaataggctgttttctacactggttttgaggctctctcctgaacgctacGTTTTGATGACGCACTGgtgacttggaagtaaacgcccacggctaggattggacacacactgtaaaaaaatggctccaattgaaaattgtcTAGTTATTGATCACAtgtaaatttttcagttggccgaattgaatttcttgaattaaattgcatcaattcacagaatttcatttcggccagctgaaaaatgtaaatgtgatcaataactagaaaattttcaattggagccatgtttttttacagtgcagtacaTTGTTAACATTTTGCTGAAAACTAAGAATTGACAAAAcatcttttaaaacattttatattcgATTTTAAGAAATAAGGCAGATAATTCTGcacattaaatgttttaaacaacATCATAGGGGTTGTCCTTAGATGACTAGTATTACAGATCTTCCTATTGTAAACGGCCCCACGAGGATCTGTGGCAGAGTATGTTTTGTGGAAACATTACAGCTATGTAGTGGCAGATGCAGTTTTCCCTTTCAAGTACTTCCACTGTGTGTCAGTCAAAGTGACCGTATTTCCCAAGACACGTGTGACCCCCCAGCCCCCAATTTCCCACCAACCCCCACTGACATCTCACTGACATGCTTTAAGCCATCTTTTAAAGCCGTTCCCAGAGTTAAAACCCCTTTAGAAGAGAGCAAGTTGACTGGATGTGTGCTCGATGTGTGCTGTATGATCCATTAGTAACACAGGCAATGGAGAAATCACAAGCAAGCAGGTTTTGACATAAGAGGAAGGGAGACTGCACAGATAAAGAAAGGATCTGTAACGCTGTCTTTCTTTTGTTTGCTCTCACAAAGACCAGCAGTGGAGCTAATGTTGTGTATCTGAGGCCAAACGTCTGTGCAGCACGTGGATCGGGACCCGCCTTGGCTTGCTTGGGCTTTGAAAGACGCTTAACATAATATTATCAATTTGTCTGCACTGACACTGTTGGATGAGAACAAAacttgaactgaactgagctgaatAACGACACTGTTGTCTTCTGAAGAGCTGCTTATTACTAAATTGAACTTGTTTCATTATTGGTGAACTTTTAAtatattgaactgaactgaatcaacactgaactgacttgagctaaataatgaggaaaaaaaaattaagtttgcTTTTCCTGTTtcctgctttgaaacaatgtgTAATGTATAAAGGGTCCATGTTAACTCAAACAGAGGCTGATTTGTGGTGAAAGCAAcacataaattaagaaaaacatccaaaatattaaatgaatGCATATTGACTGAGTAATTCAATTTGTTTTGTAGAGGACGTCAAAATGCCAAATTTCACATGAGATTTGGAGCCACATTACAGCGGTGTAAAAATGATTCAGAAAGACGGCAGCATCATTAAATTCATGTTTTACACAGAGGTTGGAAGGTCTATTAGTGAAATCTGTTGACTTTATCaatctttgttgcattatatgccAACGATGACCGTTCAAAAATGGGAAAAAGCACTTCTTGTGCTTTTTGCCTCATGTTTGCATGCCTGTAACTCAATAATAATCAAACATATCTTAATTTCCTTTTAGATTCTGATTCCTAACAACATTTTCTTTTGgtttctttattttaaaggtcCTCAATGGTTCAATCCGAGAAATATGATGCAGCTTCATAAGTAAAATTTAACAATTGTACAAAATTTCAGAGGTCAGAAACCAAATGTGGGTCATTTTGCatacaatgtttttttattttaaagaggaATATCTGAACAACAATCAATGATGAGAATAGAAAGGTATCTCATTTTTTATCTCATTAACACAATTGCATAGGGTATACCTCTCTAAATGCCATAAATGTTCTTTTTCCAAAGTTTACATGCCTGTAACTCTAAAAGTATTACATATATCTTAATATCCTTTTAGATCCTAATTTTTAATAAACTTTTCTtttgaaatctttttttgtaAGGCCATATATGGTTCAATCGCATAGATATGAGGATCCCAATGTGGCTCTGTGTTCAAATTGTTGAATTTTACCCATGGTCAAAAATCGAATGCGAGTCACTGTAAAACAGCTCATATATCTCTCCATATCTCTGGGATTGAAATATAGGGCCTTTAAAATGAAGATAgcataataaatgtttattaaaaatcaaaatctaaaagtatattaagatatttttattacTTATTGATTTACAGGAATGCAAACCTGGGGCAAAAAAACAAGTgcttttttaactatttttgaatGGTCATTGTTGGTATATAATGCAACAGAGATTGATAAAGTAAACAGATTTCACTATTAGACCTGCCAATCTCTGTGTGAAAATAAATTTATGATGTTACTGTCtgtcaaaagtcattttaccCCCCTGTAATGTGGCTCCAAATCTCAGGTGAAAATAGTCATTCTGACCTCCTCTACAAAACAGTGGACTACCCAGTCAATATGCATCCATTACATTCAATCGTTTGGATTTGATCACTATGTATGCTTTTCTTACTTCTGACAAAAAATCAACAAAATCTAAAATTTGAGCCAGGGAAATTTTTGAATTGGATGATTTAATGTACCATATAATAAATAAAGGTGTGATTTCATGTTTTCAAATATTTCTAATAAGTTAAtagtatgtaaaaaaaaaaaaaaagcccattTAACCTCAATTTTGCAAATGTATAAAATCATTAAGTTCTGTAAATAATGGTATTATACCGAACATCTGGCTCTTGCATCAATTTTGGCCATTGAATACTAAATTAAGTTGCACATTCCTGGTGTGTATGAAGTCACAGCAGCTCTCCAAATGGCTACCCAGTTGGTTACTCATACAAAAGGGCCCCTAAATATTTCTACTTCAATAGCATACACATATCTGTGGCTAATGACTTTATGACAGGAAACCAGATTAAaggggtcatccttgaaggtgCTCTGGCTGACAGGCCAGACTATTGTTTTAAGACATGGCACTTACATAGGAAATGAGGGGTGAGAGAAATACTAACCACACCAGGGTGGAGCAATGCAATTACTGCAGAAGTTCAAATACTTTGGGCAATGGTGCTGTTTGTTTAGTGTTTGGGACAAGTGATTGGTTTAGCCATTTAAGAGCAGAACAAGCAGTTTTAGATTTCAGATGTTGGCTTTGCAAAGCATAACAAAATGGGAAAGGGGTCAATACAACACCCCTTGAAATAGAGTGATGCAGGGATGATGTATTATTGTAGGCCAAAACCcggcattttagcacttctgcTTCCATCGTCATGAAGTCAATGggtttttgaatgtttttttttttggttaaaagCCTGAAAGAAGGTCAAGATATACTAATCAGCAAAACAAAAATGTGCTGTTagcatttaaatgcaaatgcGCAAGAGTCTGTTATTGGATTATTTTCATACATGAATTGAGATTTTTGAGTCCAGACCTCAAATTCTTTGAAAGTCTTTGGgttgtgctggaggagactttacagaaaAGATTTTGACCAGAAAATTGGTGCACCTTttgatggaaataacatcacaacAATTATTTGCATCAAGAGATGCAaacatttttggtcaagatctttATAAAATGCAAGAGACTGTGGTTTTTGTTGAGGGAACCAGGGGGATACTCAAAAAAAGCGATTGcatgatgctgttcactttatttaagtaactcatcttgatttaacaccattatatcaggtttctggttcaaatgtaactgcttcatgttatattgacataaaaccgttactctttgacataacttgatgtttttattttcatataacaTGATTCAATCAAGTAACCCAACAAACAGGAcatcacttcccatcatgctttgcaaaggaGACCTGAATtcagagagtaaatgtttaaattcagtgctatttcatgcatttttaGCAAGATGAGAAACtggagagactttttaatgttggTATGTAAAGGTTTGTGTTATGTGAGTGTTTTTGGAGGTTACCGCTGTGGTGAAGCTCAGGGTCAGGACctgctaataacaattaaagctgctttaataataaaacaaaactaatACTTTAGGCATACCATGGATGTAACAAAGCCATCTTCTGGCTAGCCAATAAGATTTTCTAAAAGGTTTTCTTGTTAGAAATCATTTGtaaatttgtaattacactgGATTACTTGTTATGATATTCATTTtagcatgggcgtcggaagcaaataaaaagtgggtgggtcagtagcGGCTAAGGCAAAATATGATAGGTGGGGTCGTGGGGAAATTGTTTTGTCGGCGATTTTGTGGTtccctgcattatggtgcgttttagGCCATATCCCCCTATTCCAAAAAAGAcatcaaaccagtcaataccaatagtctactaaaaaggctatattcatttaactgccatagaaatcaacagtttcacagataatgataatgaacaagttgcatgttttttatgctccgtgTCTAGACAGAAAAAGtaccgtttactaaacgattgattggccCAGACAAAATTTCAGAAATCACTGAATTATTTACTGTGGCTATAGAGTAGGGGTACgacgcatggcatcaagttttgacgcataTCGCGAGcataggttcgaatccgccttttgccacactcgctctacgccctttccccatcacagatcagatcggaaaggtatttcttttcaataaaaaaagagaaaatattagaaaaggggaaataaagcgtttaacatgtgtttaataatacgtttcttaataagtttctcggttaaggggtagtcaatgtaagcagacatgtgctgaattagagacgataaaagtgagtgggtgcaatatcattggtcttaaaaagtgggttgGTCTTgtcccgcacacacacactggttccgacgcccatgcattttacaataattgaacttaatagttttggacaaaataaggaatgttaacctgattcaACTAAATGGCATTGAAATGACCTTAAGTTTACTGAAACaaacaatgttaattaaattcaacataacccaGTTACGTGGAACCAGTTGACATAAAAAAGTTAAGTAAATCCAATGTATCATTATTTTGAGTGTTGGCCTACAAAAGTACACAATCACTCTGTCGCTCTATTCAACAGCCAATCAAATAGTGGTGTTCAGGGACATACAAATTATCATCTATTTGATCTAGCTGCTATTCATATATTTCTCAGCACGTACCTGATGGACGAACACGTCGACTGGAGTTTCTAAAGGCGCACCATCTCGTGTGGTCATGGACAGGAATCCAAAACCCATCCGAACATTGAACCATTTGCACACGCCCTCGCCATGGTAGGACTGAGGGTCTTCCTCGGTGGCCtgcccctcctcctcctccgttttCGTACACCCTCCTGCAAAACCATTTGTATTGGacgttatttttttaatgagggAAAATATATGCATGCAGACATGCATTCAAATGTAGCACAAATAgtataaaaca
This DNA window, taken from Pseudorasbora parva isolate DD20220531a chromosome 7, ASM2467924v1, whole genome shotgun sequence, encodes the following:
- the lin28aa gene encoding protein lin-28 homolog A, which gives rise to MHVCMHIFSLIKKITSNTNGFAGGCTKTEEEEGQATEEDPQSYHGEGVCKWFNVRMGFGFLSMTTRDGAPLETPVDVFVHQSKLHMEGFRSLKEGEAVEFTFKKSSKGLESLRVTGPGGAHCVGSERRPKGKSVQKRRAKGDRCYNCGGLDHHAKECKLPPQPKRCHFCQSVSHMVANCPAKAQQSPQGSQGTSAGLRGEIAEHSHSPPPTD